One Desulforhopalus sp. DNA segment encodes these proteins:
- a CDS encoding DUF1428 domain-containing protein, with protein MARYVDGFVIPLPKDKVDEYQRIAEKAGALWKEHGALDFWECIGDDLDIKDMVSFRKAADAGEDDTVVFSWIVFESREHRDKVNAAVMADPRTNEICTLDSMPFDCRRMVYGGFRNIVHK; from the coding sequence ATGGCAAGATATGTAGACGGTTTCGTTATTCCGTTACCAAAAGATAAAGTGGACGAATACCAACGCATCGCAGAAAAAGCAGGGGCCCTCTGGAAAGAGCACGGAGCCTTGGATTTCTGGGAGTGCATAGGCGACGATCTCGATATTAAGGATATGGTTTCGTTCAGAAAAGCGGCCGATGCCGGCGAAGATGATACCGTGGTCTTTTCCTGGATCGTCTTCGAATCGCGCGAACATCGCGACAAAGTCAATGCCGCGGTAATGGCCGATCCGCGAACCAACGAAATATGCACGCTGGATTCCATGCCCTTTGATTGCCGGCGCATGGTTTACGGGGGCTTTAGAAATATCGTCCACAAATGA
- a CDS encoding methyl-accepting chemotaxis protein, translating into MKLKITGKILAMSVFSVILTSVGIYLTARHYTNAAFDNEANLAIFSAQKVVSNYIEGLKDKYLQEAALVAANKNVVDAVAAKNSSSLKPIIVDAMKISGSHFITVSDEKGVVIARSHSDKVGDSVTDQANVVKALAGETNVGVEPGTVVKFSLRAGCPVRVDGKIVGVVTLGISLSDMDFVDKIKAFTDLENTIFEKETRISTTIVKEGKRAIGTKMDNPKVIEKVLNKGEIFLSTNVILGKSFQTAYWPIKDPNGKISGMYFIGKPLEVIESAKQKVAIAILTVTVGLALIVIGVSFFIIRGITQPLHKMIVMIKDIAQGEGDLTTRLTVASSDEVGEMSGYFNQFVGKIQEMMKSIAGNVDTLTASSAELVSVSEKLSSAARDTADKSTSVAAAAEEMDANFQSVSAAMEQSSSNINTIASSTEEMTATVGEIAEGAEKARVIAEKAVRQSQATSTKMTELGESANKIGKVTETITEISEQTNLLALNATIEAARAGEAGKGFAVVANEIKELARQTAAATINIKNQIGDIQATTSSTVDEIKEISSVINEISAVINTIASSVEEQSAATKEIAGNISQASQGVAEVNENVAQSTAVVADIARNVNDISNQSQHVGEGSGQVQKSAKNLSALSEQLDKLVKMFKI; encoded by the coding sequence ATGAAACTAAAAATAACTGGAAAGATTTTAGCCATGTCTGTGTTTTCCGTGATTTTAACGAGTGTCGGCATCTATCTGACCGCCCGACACTACACGAATGCGGCATTTGACAATGAAGCAAATCTTGCCATTTTTTCAGCGCAAAAAGTAGTCAGCAACTATATCGAGGGACTGAAAGACAAATATCTGCAGGAGGCCGCCCTGGTAGCAGCCAATAAAAATGTGGTTGATGCTGTTGCCGCAAAAAATAGCTCTTCACTGAAACCTATTATTGTCGATGCCATGAAGATCAGCGGCTCGCATTTCATTACCGTGTCTGATGAAAAAGGAGTGGTTATTGCCCGTTCGCATTCTGACAAGGTTGGCGACAGCGTGACTGATCAGGCAAATGTCGTAAAAGCTCTCGCCGGCGAAACCAACGTCGGTGTGGAACCGGGGACTGTGGTGAAATTTTCCCTTCGCGCCGGGTGCCCGGTCCGTGTCGACGGCAAGATTGTCGGCGTCGTCACCTTGGGGATTTCTTTGTCCGACATGGATTTTGTCGATAAAATCAAAGCGTTCACCGACCTTGAAAACACAATTTTTGAAAAAGAGACGCGAATTTCAACAACTATTGTCAAGGAAGGCAAACGGGCAATAGGCACCAAAATGGACAATCCAAAAGTTATTGAGAAGGTTTTGAATAAGGGCGAGATATTTTTATCCACCAATGTCATTCTCGGCAAATCTTTTCAGACCGCCTATTGGCCGATAAAGGATCCCAATGGCAAAATTTCCGGCATGTACTTCATTGGTAAACCACTTGAGGTGATCGAATCGGCCAAACAAAAGGTCGCCATAGCCATCCTCACCGTCACGGTAGGTCTTGCTTTGATAGTGATCGGCGTTTCGTTTTTTATCATTCGCGGCATCACCCAGCCCCTTCATAAAATGATCGTTATGATTAAAGATATCGCGCAAGGTGAAGGTGATCTCACCACCCGTCTTACCGTTGCAAGCTCCGATGAAGTGGGTGAGATGTCGGGCTATTTCAATCAATTTGTCGGAAAAATCCAAGAGATGATGAAAAGCATTGCCGGAAATGTCGATACCCTCACTGCATCTTCGGCCGAGCTTGTAAGCGTTTCCGAGAAACTCTCCTCGGCCGCCAGGGATACGGCCGATAAATCGACGTCGGTCGCGGCTGCGGCCGAGGAAATGGACGCAAACTTCCAATCGGTTTCCGCAGCCATGGAGCAATCGAGCAGCAATATCAACACCATCGCTTCTTCCACCGAAGAGATGACCGCAACAGTCGGGGAAATCGCCGAAGGTGCGGAGAAGGCAAGAGTGATTGCCGAAAAAGCGGTTAGACAATCTCAGGCCACCTCGACGAAGATGACTGAACTGGGAGAGTCGGCCAATAAAATAGGGAAAGTTACCGAGACTATTACCGAAATCTCCGAACAAACCAATCTCCTGGCACTGAACGCCACCATCGAAGCGGCGCGCGCCGGTGAGGCAGGCAAAGGATTTGCAGTTGTTGCCAACGAGATCAAGGAACTTGCCAGACAGACGGCTGCCGCCACCATCAATATAAAAAATCAAATCGGGGATATCCAGGCGACGACATCCAGTACTGTCGATGAAATTAAAGAAATATCTTCGGTTATCAATGAAATAAGCGCCGTTATTAACACTATTGCCAGCTCGGTGGAAGAACAGTCGGCGGCAACCAAAGAGATTGCCGGCAACATTTCCCAGGCTTCACAGGGGGTCGCCGAGGTCAATGAGAATGTGGCACAGAGTACTGCTGTTGTCGCAGATATAGCTAGAAATGTGAACGACATCAGCAACCAATCGCAACATGTCGGTGAAGGCTCCGGACAGGTACAAAAAAGCGCCAAGAACCTCTCGGCACTATCTGAACAACTGGATAAGTTGGTCAAGATGTTTAAAATCTGA
- a CDS encoding DUF4352 domain-containing protein yields MAYSDQRGAITVEILKILTGNQIVAKAKMHAHQLSGFHEQGKELIYFEVRITNNKFNGELSLNQYQFNLESDKGEIFSNEQTRDYMRGNIHQGRSATGGIAFAVYPNSKPKWLRYNTGLKDGYGIMLEAVSPDLQQVVVNSK; encoded by the coding sequence GTGGCTTATTCCGACCAGCGTGGAGCTATAACAGTCGAGATTCTAAAAATACTTACTGGAAACCAAATTGTTGCCAAAGCCAAGATGCATGCACATCAGCTATCTGGATTTCACGAACAAGGCAAAGAATTAATTTACTTTGAAGTCAGAATTACTAATAACAAGTTCAATGGAGAACTATCACTAAACCAATATCAATTTAATTTAGAGTCAGACAAAGGGGAAATATTTTCAAATGAGCAGACCCGCGACTACATGCGAGGAAATATTCATCAAGGTAGGTCCGCCACAGGTGGTATTGCCTTTGCAGTTTACCCGAATAGTAAGCCAAAGTGGCTTAGATACAATACCGGTCTAAAAGATGGTTACGGAATCATGTTGGAGGCTGTTTCACCTGACCTACAACAGGTAGTTGTAAATTCCAAATAG
- a CDS encoding YciI family protein, translating to MRFMIIVKATKDSEAGVMPEEALFVEMAAYHEELAKAGILRDASGLQSSGKGWRIKYSGKERTFVDGPFIEAKELIAGYTIIEVQSRDEAIEWTRRFPNPAGDGKAGEIEVRQLFELEDFGESEGVERFRKIGAGTEK from the coding sequence ATGCGATTTATGATTATCGTTAAAGCTACCAAGGATTCGGAAGCAGGGGTCATGCCGGAAGAAGCGTTGTTTGTTGAAATGGCCGCCTACCACGAGGAACTGGCCAAGGCCGGCATACTGCGCGACGCTTCAGGACTGCAGTCAAGCGGCAAAGGCTGGCGTATCAAATACTCCGGGAAAGAACGAACCTTTGTCGATGGCCCCTTCATCGAAGCCAAGGAACTCATCGCCGGCTATACGATCATTGAGGTGCAGTCCCGGGATGAAGCAATCGAATGGACCAGGCGTTTTCCCAACCCCGCCGGGGATGGCAAAGCCGGTGAGATAGAGGTCCGACAGTTGTTCGAACTGGAGGATTTCGGCGAAAGCGAAGGGGTAGAACGCTTCAGAAAGATCGGGGCCGGTACAGAAAAGTAG
- a CDS encoding AsmA-like C-terminal domain-containing protein, giving the protein MTEADQQKKQRPAPTRIRRWLVGGIVTLVLLPAVATLIVPRFIDSGSVKRKIQAAVTEQTGGQVDYQGLGFAFFPRPAIELRQASLSIPGMAEGMVAALRIAPKLASLLTGDLQLARLELDSPQINLQLPGKKPEDTPAQPDASAKPGKSLSLAIAPLVRAIAGLELQVNNAQLGIARSEQKLIDIKGLNLRSGLSMTALDSARASLQLNLDELSIFVNDRQETVKGLTVNGSVEIAGDTRAKVQLDRLALTEPALELTGDLAMAPPATPAITLNLSGSNLDVDAIRKTALALAGDTTPIKQIFDYLRGGKVSRISFTSHGKSPSDLGKLNNIVIKGQLQEGKISIPRIDLHLTEVFGEVVISQGILQGTGLSARLDQSTGRDGSLQIGLTRDNDLFQLQLMVRADLAQTQGILQRLVRAPAFTAELVKITKLQGTAHGKLTLGDSLHAIGAKVEVSEVTLSADYQRVPLPITIAGGRITFEKQMLGLDNLSGSLGQSQFADLSCRFLWEKDLFLNIDSGRFDLAMAEFFPWLASQEGLRDKLQKVTQVTGLVAISAIDFQGEVARPSGWQYAATGMVKDLLVDTTLLPNSTTLASGGFAIDRQKLTLEKIKTLSGDAALTLSGSIHGFPQRLGRIDLSLDGSMGPQSVEWLSDTLKVPKAYAIHAPLSINKAQLAWQANATTSFRGLISIDKGPAIDADVEYQPGQLQVNRLHIKDQYSDATLVFAVNEAQHDYRFIGNLQHETLQTLFVDPQSGSGRLAGDFAVTVPQSGDSKATTKGQLIGERLPIILPSRDFAYLEEMSLNADGSQVKVDISRLTWKNLIWEPVNGTVSFQHDRVDIGINEAKMCGINSLGQFSFAGDEYSLDQTLTGKDLDVATSYACLTEGRVKATGRLDFSSRVTAKGKRAELVKNLKGPLQITLRNGVIEQDKFVARILEVLNVTEIVKGRLPDLSTTGFAYRTMTLQGEFKNGKLQVQKYFMDGETLNLIGKGEIDLAEKTLEIQLLAAPFKTVDTIIKYLPGVNYLLGGSLIAIPISITGTLDDPQVTIMSVSAVGSSLYDLAKRTITSPFKLLETINPWAKQNGK; this is encoded by the coding sequence ATGACAGAAGCAGATCAACAGAAAAAGCAGCGACCTGCGCCCACCCGTATCCGCCGTTGGCTGGTGGGCGGCATCGTAACACTCGTGCTCCTGCCGGCGGTGGCAACGCTGATCGTGCCGCGGTTCATTGATTCCGGTTCGGTCAAACGGAAAATTCAAGCGGCGGTGACCGAACAGACCGGCGGCCAGGTGGACTATCAGGGGCTTGGTTTTGCCTTTTTTCCGCGGCCGGCCATCGAACTGCGTCAGGCCAGCCTGAGCATTCCAGGCATGGCGGAGGGCATGGTTGCCGCCCTGCGTATCGCACCGAAACTTGCCTCCTTGCTGACAGGCGATTTGCAGCTGGCCAGGCTTGAGCTGGATTCGCCGCAGATAAACCTTCAACTTCCTGGGAAAAAACCAGAAGATACCCCTGCTCAACCTGACGCTTCCGCCAAGCCGGGAAAGTCCTTGTCATTGGCGATTGCCCCCCTGGTCCGGGCCATCGCCGGCCTGGAGCTGCAGGTCAATAACGCCCAGCTGGGGATTGCCCGGAGCGAGCAAAAGCTCATCGACATCAAGGGTCTCAACCTGCGATCCGGTCTGTCGATGACCGCTCTCGACTCTGCCAGGGCCAGCCTGCAGCTGAACCTTGACGAACTGAGCATCTTTGTCAACGACCGCCAGGAAACGGTAAAAGGCCTCACTGTGAACGGCAGCGTCGAAATTGCCGGCGACACCAGGGCCAAGGTTCAACTTGACCGACTGGCCCTGACCGAACCGGCCCTGGAATTGACCGGAGATCTGGCCATGGCGCCACCGGCCACCCCGGCAATCACCCTGAATCTCTCCGGCAGCAATCTGGATGTCGATGCGATCCGCAAAACCGCTCTGGCCCTGGCCGGCGACACCACCCCCATCAAACAGATCTTCGACTACCTGCGCGGCGGCAAGGTATCACGAATCAGCTTCACCTCCCACGGCAAGAGCCCGTCTGATCTGGGCAAGCTGAACAATATCGTGATCAAGGGGCAATTGCAGGAGGGCAAGATTTCGATCCCACGGATCGATCTTCATCTGACCGAGGTCTTTGGCGAGGTAGTCATCAGTCAGGGCATACTGCAAGGCACAGGACTCTCAGCCCGTCTCGATCAATCGACCGGCCGGGATGGTTCACTGCAGATAGGTCTGACCAGGGACAACGATCTGTTCCAATTGCAGTTGATGGTCCGCGCCGATCTGGCGCAGACTCAAGGGATCCTGCAACGACTGGTCCGTGCCCCGGCCTTCACCGCCGAATTGGTAAAGATTACCAAGCTGCAGGGCACCGCCCACGGAAAACTGACCCTCGGCGACAGCCTGCACGCCATCGGCGCGAAAGTTGAGGTCAGCGAGGTTACCCTGTCCGCCGACTACCAGAGGGTGCCGTTGCCGATCACCATTGCCGGGGGGCGGATTACTTTTGAGAAACAGATGCTTGGTCTTGATAATCTCAGCGGCTCCCTGGGACAGTCGCAGTTTGCCGATCTCTCCTGTCGGTTCCTCTGGGAAAAGGACCTTTTCCTCAATATCGATTCCGGACGCTTCGATCTGGCCATGGCGGAGTTCTTTCCCTGGCTGGCCTCCCAGGAAGGACTGCGTGATAAACTGCAGAAAGTCACCCAGGTGACCGGCCTGGTGGCAATATCAGCCATAGATTTTCAAGGCGAGGTCGCCAGGCCCTCCGGCTGGCAGTACGCCGCGACCGGTATGGTCAAAGACCTCCTGGTCGACACGACCCTCCTGCCGAACAGCACCACCTTGGCAAGCGGCGGTTTTGCAATCGATAGGCAGAAGTTGACACTCGAAAAGATCAAAACTTTGAGCGGAGATGCGGCCCTCACCCTCTCCGGCAGCATCCATGGTTTTCCGCAACGGCTCGGCCGCATCGACCTTTCGCTCGACGGCAGCATGGGGCCGCAGTCGGTCGAATGGCTTTCGGATACACTCAAAGTGCCGAAAGCCTACGCGATCCATGCCCCACTGAGCATCAACAAGGCCCAGCTTGCTTGGCAAGCGAATGCCACGACCTCCTTTAGAGGTCTGATCTCCATAGATAAAGGCCCAGCGATCGATGCCGATGTTGAGTATCAGCCGGGACAACTGCAGGTTAACCGGCTGCATATCAAAGACCAGTATTCGGATGCCACGCTGGTCTTTGCCGTCAATGAGGCGCAACACGACTACCGGTTTATCGGCAATCTGCAGCACGAAACCCTGCAAACCCTGTTCGTCGATCCACAGTCTGGCAGTGGCCGACTGGCGGGGGATTTTGCCGTCACTGTCCCGCAGAGTGGAGATTCCAAGGCCACCACCAAGGGACAACTGATCGGCGAAAGGCTGCCGATCATTCTGCCATCGCGTGATTTCGCGTACCTTGAAGAGATGAGCCTGAACGCCGACGGATCACAGGTCAAGGTCGACATCAGCAGACTGACCTGGAAGAACCTGATCTGGGAGCCCGTGAACGGTACGGTCTCCTTCCAGCACGATAGAGTTGATATCGGGATAAACGAAGCCAAGATGTGCGGCATCAATTCACTGGGCCAGTTCTCCTTTGCCGGAGATGAGTACTCACTCGACCAGACCCTGACCGGTAAAGACCTCGACGTTGCCACCAGTTACGCCTGCCTGACCGAGGGCCGGGTCAAGGCAACCGGCCGCCTTGATTTTTCCAGCCGGGTCACCGCCAAGGGGAAAAGGGCTGAGCTGGTCAAGAACCTGAAGGGTCCATTGCAGATAACTCTCCGTAATGGCGTGATTGAGCAGGATAAATTTGTGGCGAGAATACTCGAGGTGCTCAATGTCACCGAGATCGTCAAGGGCAGACTGCCGGACCTCAGTACCACTGGTTTTGCTTACAGAACCATGACCTTGCAGGGCGAGTTCAAAAACGGCAAACTTCAGGTCCAGAAATATTTTATGGACGGTGAGACCCTTAACCTGATAGGCAAGGGCGAAATCGATCTGGCGGAAAAGACCCTTGAGATTCAACTGTTAGCTGCGCCGTTCAAGACCGTCGATACCATCATTAAATACCTCCCAGGAGTCAACTATCTCCTGGGTGGCAGCCTGATCGCCATCCCGATCAGCATCACCGGAACGCTTGATGATCCTCAGGTGACGATTATGTCTGTCTCCGCGGTCGGTTCAAGTCTCTACGATCTGGCCAAACGGACCATTACCTCACCCTTTAAGCTTCTCGAAACGATTAACCCCTGGGCGAAGCAGAACGGGAAATAG
- a CDS encoding cache domain-containing protein translates to MPEDSAGRTKLIFINSVEMGMHMIVNFWNNLSFSVKTIGLVVVLASFTAITGVRYHLLVQKITDSSVDQSTDIMLTGYKSELKDVVDMMAVTLASAVKGIDDEKQIYQKFKTLVQDARFFPDKSGYIFIYKKGGTVFVLPPQPEKEGKNLIDFKDPNGKLLIKELDTVAQAGGGFVDYMWEKPKKGLQPKLSYARMMPGNQFWIGTGVYIDDIQEQKEKILTTTKQLTSDFLETLYLVLGTAVLFLLMPMTWLLIRSIVKPVRDLTDFADQFSRGKIDIVIPYTTRKDEIGKLANALNRLGMSIKVAITRLKK, encoded by the coding sequence ATGCCGGAAGATTCAGCCGGAAGGACAAAACTAATTTTCATCAACTCCGTTGAGATGGGTATGCATATGATTGTCAACTTCTGGAATAACCTCTCTTTTTCAGTCAAGACCATTGGATTAGTTGTGGTGCTGGCTTCTTTCACGGCAATAACCGGAGTCAGATACCATCTCCTGGTGCAGAAAATCACTGATTCCAGCGTTGATCAAAGCACGGATATCATGCTCACCGGATACAAAAGCGAACTCAAAGATGTAGTGGATATGATGGCGGTGACACTTGCTTCGGCGGTTAAAGGCATCGACGATGAAAAACAGATATACCAGAAATTCAAGACGCTCGTGCAAGACGCCCGCTTTTTCCCGGACAAATCCGGCTATATTTTTATTTATAAAAAAGGGGGCACGGTTTTCGTACTTCCCCCACAACCTGAAAAGGAAGGGAAAAATCTCATCGATTTTAAAGACCCGAACGGCAAACTGTTGATCAAGGAGCTTGATACGGTGGCGCAGGCTGGCGGAGGTTTTGTCGATTATATGTGGGAAAAACCAAAGAAGGGGCTGCAACCAAAACTTTCCTACGCCCGTATGATGCCTGGCAATCAATTCTGGATAGGCACTGGAGTCTACATCGATGACATTCAGGAGCAGAAGGAAAAAATCTTGACCACAACCAAGCAGTTAACTTCAGACTTTCTTGAGACACTCTACCTTGTACTTGGCACTGCGGTGCTTTTTCTTCTCATGCCCATGACCTGGTTGCTGATCCGAAGCATTGTCAAACCGGTCCGCGACCTGACCGACTTTGCCGATCAATTCAGCAGGGGCAAAATTGACATAGTCATTCCCTACACCACCCGGAAGGACGAGATCGGCAAACTTGCCAATGCCCTGAATCGTCTTGGCATGAGCATCAAAGTCGCCATTACACGCTTAAAAAAATAG
- a CDS encoding alkene reductase: MTKSLFETVHIGDLELKNRIAMAPMTRGRAGDTRVPNDIMAEHYFQRASAGLLITEATVINQQGIGWIGSPGIYTSEMVAGWRKVTDKVRPTGTQIFLQLWHCGRASHSDFHGGELPVSASDVKIEGDGIHTPFGKKDYEAPRPMTVAEIKATVEDYRQAAANAREAGFSGIEVHGANGYLLNQFLDSKTNLRSDAYGGSLPNKYRFLGEVLAAVLTVWPASRVGVRLSPNGVFNDMGSADFRETYLYTIKELSKLQLAYVHIMDGLAFGFHSKGEPMTLEEFRAHYSGIIIGNCGYSKEDAEKRLAAGVLDIAAFGRPFITNPDLVARLRHGWPLAPSNDMSKWYTPGPDGYIDYPVYGG; encoded by the coding sequence ATGACAAAATCACTCTTTGAAACAGTACATATAGGCGATCTGGAACTAAAGAACCGCATAGCCATGGCCCCGATGACCCGCGGCCGGGCTGGAGACACACGGGTACCGAACGATATTATGGCCGAGCACTATTTTCAACGGGCCTCAGCCGGCCTCCTCATCACCGAAGCAACCGTCATCAACCAGCAAGGCATTGGCTGGATCGGATCGCCCGGCATCTACACAAGCGAGATGGTTGCCGGCTGGCGCAAGGTAACCGACAAAGTAAGACCCACCGGCACCCAGATTTTCCTGCAGCTTTGGCATTGCGGCCGGGCGTCGCACAGCGATTTCCATGGCGGTGAGCTGCCTGTTTCGGCCTCGGATGTAAAGATTGAAGGAGACGGTATCCATACTCCGTTTGGAAAAAAAGATTATGAAGCACCACGACCTATGACCGTCGCCGAAATCAAGGCCACGGTGGAGGATTATCGTCAGGCAGCTGCCAATGCCAGGGAAGCAGGATTTTCTGGCATTGAAGTGCACGGCGCCAATGGCTATTTACTCAACCAGTTCCTCGATTCTAAGACCAATTTGCGCAGTGACGCTTACGGTGGCAGCCTTCCAAACAAATACCGCTTTCTTGGCGAAGTGCTGGCAGCGGTACTCACGGTCTGGCCAGCCAGTCGTGTCGGGGTTCGCCTCTCACCAAATGGCGTCTTCAACGACATGGGCAGCGCCGATTTCCGCGAGACCTATCTTTATACCATCAAAGAGCTGAGCAAATTGCAGCTGGCTTATGTGCACATCATGGACGGGTTGGCCTTTGGTTTTCACAGCAAAGGAGAACCAATGACCTTAGAAGAGTTCCGAGCCCATTACAGCGGAATTATCATCGGCAACTGTGGCTATAGCAAAGAAGACGCCGAGAAACGGCTTGCCGCCGGAGTCCTTGACATTGCCGCCTTTGGTCGACCCTTCATCACCAACCCCGACCTTGTGGCAAGGCTGCGACACGGCTGGCCGCTGGCACCCAGCAACGACATGTCGAAATGGTATACCCCAGGTCCGGATGGATATATAGATTACCCGGTATATGGTGGCTGA
- a CDS encoding VOC family protein has product MDSQPIKPIPDGMYTVTPHLVCAGATEAIEFYKKAFNAVDMGRLAGPQGKLMHAMIRIGDSVVMLVDEFPEWGSFGPKTLKGTPVTLHLYVEDVDSFVNRAVEAGATITMPVADMFWGDRYGILEDPFGHRWSVASHIRDVSPEEMEKAIQQGCG; this is encoded by the coding sequence ATGGACTCCCAACCAATCAAACCTATCCCGGATGGGATGTACACGGTAACACCGCATTTGGTCTGTGCCGGTGCGACCGAAGCGATCGAGTTTTATAAAAAAGCCTTTAACGCAGTGGATATGGGGCGGCTTGCCGGCCCGCAGGGTAAACTTATGCATGCGATGATCCGCATCGGCGATTCGGTAGTCATGCTGGTCGACGAATTCCCCGAATGGGGATCATTCGGGCCAAAAACCCTCAAGGGGACGCCGGTCACCCTCCATCTGTATGTCGAAGATGTCGACAGCTTCGTCAATAGAGCCGTTGAGGCGGGAGCAACGATTACCATGCCGGTTGCCGACATGTTCTGGGGCGATCGTTATGGCATCCTTGAAGATCCCTTTGGCCATCGCTGGTCCGTTGCCAGTCACATTCGCGACGTCAGTCCAGAGGAGATGGAAAAGGCGATCCAGCAGGGATGTGGCTGA
- a CDS encoding YciI family protein, whose translation MKYICLGYIEEGWWEGLSESEREALMDECFTYDDVLRQGGHFAGGEALQSAGNAVTLRWQNGKVSTTDGPYAEAKEQLGGILILEARDLNHAIQLMSKHPGVKAGPFEIRPAEDLSAMIAQSARRRSAILK comes from the coding sequence ATGAAATACATATGTCTCGGTTACATTGAGGAAGGCTGGTGGGAAGGACTGTCGGAAAGCGAACGGGAAGCCCTCATGGACGAGTGCTTTACCTACGATGATGTCCTGCGCCAGGGCGGTCACTTTGCGGGCGGAGAAGCGCTGCAGAGTGCCGGAAACGCCGTTACCCTGCGCTGGCAAAATGGCAAGGTATCGACGACCGATGGCCCCTATGCCGAAGCCAAGGAACAGTTGGGGGGAATCCTCATTCTCGAAGCGAGAGATCTCAATCACGCCATTCAGTTGATGTCGAAACACCCGGGAGTGAAGGCAGGGCCCTTCGAGATCCGGCCGGCCGAGGATTTGTCGGCCATGATAGCGCAGAGTGCGAGGCGACGATCGGCAATCTTAAAGTAA
- a CDS encoding RNA polymerase sigma factor yields the protein MPDPEGRQAEEEGNPGKEILRRIPSPRDDVYVSLMENNTKEILASPTVEGPTNHLRGRVDEIYRGQSRRVFATLVRRLGDFDLAEEALHEAFKAALEQWPRDGEPANPRAWLISVGRFKAIDRIRRRARFEPLDDDAGPVGGASEKDCEDLEDDLLRLIFTCCHPALAPDARVALTLREVCGLTTEEIARAFLIPLPTLAQRIVRAKAKIRDAGIPYQVPALSDLPERLDAVLRVIYLVFNEGYAASSGATLTRPDLSGEAIRLGRQVAQLLPEPETIGLLALMLLQESRRAARTSPTGDLILLEDQDRSLWNREQIAEGLALVDQALASRRFGSYTLQAAIAAVHAEVSSVAVTDWARIVGLFDLLLQIEPSPVVELNRAVAVAMRDGPEAGLLLIDAILAGGELADYHLAHAARADLCRRLGRSSQARDAYQRALSLTQQPSERRFLLRRFEEVSS from the coding sequence ATGCCGGACCCAGAAGGCCGGCAGGCTGAAGAGGAGGGCAATCCCGGCAAAGAAATCCTCCGTCGCATTCCATCTCCCCGGGATGATGTTTATGTTTCTTTGATGGAAAATAACACCAAAGAAATATTGGCATCGCCAACGGTTGAAGGTCCCACCAACCACCTGCGTGGCCGGGTGGATGAGATCTACCGGGGCCAATCGCGCCGTGTCTTTGCCACCCTCGTCCGCCGTCTCGGAGACTTCGACCTGGCCGAGGAGGCCTTGCATGAGGCCTTCAAGGCTGCCCTTGAGCAGTGGCCACGCGACGGCGAGCCGGCCAATCCCAGGGCCTGGCTGATATCGGTCGGCCGTTTCAAGGCCATCGACCGCATCCGCCGCCGCGCCCGCTTCGAACCGCTGGACGATGATGCCGGGCCGGTTGGCGGTGCTTCCGAGAAGGACTGCGAGGACCTCGAAGACGACCTCCTGCGGCTGATCTTCACCTGCTGCCATCCGGCCTTAGCCCCGGATGCCCGAGTGGCCCTCACCCTGCGCGAAGTGTGCGGCCTTACTACCGAGGAGATCGCCCGGGCGTTTCTCATTCCCCTGCCAACGCTGGCCCAGCGCATTGTCCGCGCCAAGGCGAAAATCCGCGATGCCGGCATTCCCTATCAGGTCCCCGCCCTCTCCGACCTGCCGGAACGCCTCGACGCCGTGCTGCGGGTCATCTATCTTGTCTTCAACGAGGGCTATGCCGCCTCATCGGGCGCAACGCTTACACGACCGGACCTGTCGGGCGAGGCGATTCGTCTCGGGCGGCAGGTCGCCCAGTTGCTGCCCGAACCCGAGACGATCGGATTGCTGGCACTGATGCTGCTGCAGGAGTCGCGGCGTGCCGCCCGCACCTCGCCCACCGGCGATCTAATTTTACTGGAAGACCAGGACCGCTCGCTGTGGAACCGGGAACAGATTGCCGAAGGCCTGGCGCTGGTTGACCAGGCGCTGGCATCGCGGCGGTTCGGCTCCTACACCCTCCAGGCGGCGATTGCCGCGGTGCATGCCGAGGTATCGAGCGTCGCTGTGACCGACTGGGCGAGGATCGTCGGATTATTCGACCTGCTGCTGCAGATCGAACCGTCCCCCGTGGTCGAATTGAACCGGGCGGTGGCGGTGGCCATGCGGGATGGGCCGGAAGCCGGCCTGCTCCTGATCGATGCCATCCTGGCCGGTGGCGAGCTGGCGGACTACCATCTGGCGCACGCGGCGCGGGCCGATCTCTGCCGACGGCTCGGGCGATCATCGCAGGCCCGGGATGCCTATCAGCGCGCCCTCAGCCTGACGCAACAGCCGTCGGAGCGCCGCTTTCTTCTGCGGCGGTTTGAGGAAGTGTCGTCCTGA